A single genomic interval of Coregonus clupeaformis isolate EN_2021a chromosome 36, ASM2061545v1, whole genome shotgun sequence harbors:
- the LOC121552399 gene encoding lysosome-associated membrane glycoprotein 5 isoform X2, translating to MERLRFSTLDSAGVLLRLFGILARLTVTAEQEGENLSGLSTNPDKDIFVVRENGTTCLMVEFAVRFTVPFDVLAINGIDLITENAYLALPSGADIEGKCGSQDADIHISWKDNAYTLRINFVKETRDKGDEVWKISKVQFVYDTSEKTHFINPYNPGRHTASSHGLSALVTPAGRSYVCEAKQTLTLISSDHQKGVTVAMSDIQIQPFDINSDFMFSEAYTCITDQREQLEETLPLILGFILGLIIVITLSIYHFHLKLTTATQPQLPRDRSMYKNM from the exons ATGGAGCGGCTCAGATTCAGCACCTTGGACAGTGCAGGAGTTCTGCTACGTTTGTTCG GGATCCTGGCCCGGTTGACGGTGACGGCTGAGCAGGAGGGAGAGAATCTCTCCGGTCTGTCCACCAACCCAGACAAAGACATCTTCGTGGTCCGGGAGAACGGGACCACCTGCCTCATGGTCGAGTTTGCTGTCCGCTTCACGGTCCCCTTTGACGTCCTCGCGATCAACGGGATAGAC CTGATCACGGAGAATGCGTATCTGGCTCTGCCTAGCGGGGCAGACATTGAAGGGAAATGCGGGAGCCAGGACGCCGATATACACATCTCGTGGAAGGATAATGCCTACACACTCCGCATCAACTTCGTCAAG gaaaCCCGTGACAAGGGAGATGAGGTGTGGAAAATTAGCAAGGTGCAGTTCGTTTATGACACCTCGGAGAAAACGCATTTCATCAACCCATACAACC CTGGGAGGCACACAGCCAGCTCCCACGGTCTGTCAGCGTTAGTGACCCCTGCTGGCCGCTCGTATGTCTGCGAGGCTAAGCAGACACTCACCCTCATCTCCAGTGACCACCAAAAGGGAGTGACTGTCGCCATGAGTGACATTCAGATCCAGCCCTTCGACATCAACTCAGACTTCATGTTTAGTGAAG CATATACGTGCATCACGGACCAGCGGGAACAGCTGGAGGAGACTCTTCCTCTGATCCTGGGTTTCATCCTGGGCCTCATCATTGTTATCACGCTGTCCATCTACCACTTCCACCTCAAACTGACCACTGCCACCCAGCCACAGCTGCCCCGCGACCGGTCCATGTACAAAAACATGTAA
- the LOC121552399 gene encoding lysosome-associated membrane glycoprotein 5 isoform X3, translating into MQVIIRTMCIRLTGILARLTVTAEQEGENLSGLSTNPDKDIFVVRENGTTCLMVEFAVRFTVPFDVLAINGIDLITENAYLALPSGADIEGKCGSQDADIHISWKDNAYTLRINFVKETRDKGDEVWKISKVQFVYDTSEKTHFINPYNPGRHTASSHGLSALVTPAGRSYVCEAKQTLTLISSDHQKGVTVAMSDIQIQPFDINSDFMFSEAYTCITDQREQLEETLPLILGFILGLIIVITLSIYHFHLKLTTATQPQLPRDRSMYKNM; encoded by the exons ATGCAAGTCATTATTAGAACAATGTGTATTAGACTCACCG GGATCCTGGCCCGGTTGACGGTGACGGCTGAGCAGGAGGGAGAGAATCTCTCCGGTCTGTCCACCAACCCAGACAAAGACATCTTCGTGGTCCGGGAGAACGGGACCACCTGCCTCATGGTCGAGTTTGCTGTCCGCTTCACGGTCCCCTTTGACGTCCTCGCGATCAACGGGATAGAC CTGATCACGGAGAATGCGTATCTGGCTCTGCCTAGCGGGGCAGACATTGAAGGGAAATGCGGGAGCCAGGACGCCGATATACACATCTCGTGGAAGGATAATGCCTACACACTCCGCATCAACTTCGTCAAG gaaaCCCGTGACAAGGGAGATGAGGTGTGGAAAATTAGCAAGGTGCAGTTCGTTTATGACACCTCGGAGAAAACGCATTTCATCAACCCATACAACC CTGGGAGGCACACAGCCAGCTCCCACGGTCTGTCAGCGTTAGTGACCCCTGCTGGCCGCTCGTATGTCTGCGAGGCTAAGCAGACACTCACCCTCATCTCCAGTGACCACCAAAAGGGAGTGACTGTCGCCATGAGTGACATTCAGATCCAGCCCTTCGACATCAACTCAGACTTCATGTTTAGTGAAG CATATACGTGCATCACGGACCAGCGGGAACAGCTGGAGGAGACTCTTCCTCTGATCCTGGGTTTCATCCTGGGCCTCATCATTGTTATCACGCTGTCCATCTACCACTTCCACCTCAAACTGACCACTGCCACCCAGCCACAGCTGCCCCGCGACCGGTCCATGTACAAAAACATGTAA
- the LOC121552399 gene encoding lysosome-associated membrane glycoprotein 5 isoform X1 — translation MRGFDDSYYQKRCSLPTSISPVPPDRSKMPLRKTKTTNTDIADFTLPVASSSTTLTVLGNKLLRRFTFPAFKQSGKEAPEGACGGDPASGSSRGMPCSETFPLCTKHPQATRKLAVSAPGTRTMERLRFSTLDSAGVLLRLFGILARLTVTAEQEGENLSGLSTNPDKDIFVVRENGTTCLMVEFAVRFTVPFDVLAINGIDLITENAYLALPSGADIEGKCGSQDADIHISWKDNAYTLRINFVKETRDKGDEVWKISKVQFVYDTSEKTHFINPYNPGRHTASSHGLSALVTPAGRSYVCEAKQTLTLISSDHQKGVTVAMSDIQIQPFDINSDFMFSEAYTCITDQREQLEETLPLILGFILGLIIVITLSIYHFHLKLTTATQPQLPRDRSMYKNM, via the exons ATGAGGGGATTTGATGATAGTTATTACCAGAAAAGGTGCAGTTTGCCCACAAGTATCAGTCCTGTGCCACCTGACCGTTCGAAAATGCCTTTACGAAAAACCAAAACCACCAACACCGACATTGCAGATTTTACACTGCCTGTTGCCAGCTCCTCAACGACTTTAACAGTTTTGGGCAACAAACTGTTACGGAGATTTACTTTCCCCGCGTTTAAACAGAGCGGGAAGGAGGCGCCGGAGGGCGCGTGTGGAGGAGATCCCGCCTCAGGTTCATCGCGAGGAATGCCGTGTTCAGAGACGTTTCCGCTGTGTACGAAACACCCTCAG GCTACCCGCAAGTTAGCTGTTTCAGCACCTGGAACCAGGACAATGGAGCGGCTCAGATTCAGCACCTTGGACAGTGCAGGAGTTCTGCTACGTTTGTTCG GGATCCTGGCCCGGTTGACGGTGACGGCTGAGCAGGAGGGAGAGAATCTCTCCGGTCTGTCCACCAACCCAGACAAAGACATCTTCGTGGTCCGGGAGAACGGGACCACCTGCCTCATGGTCGAGTTTGCTGTCCGCTTCACGGTCCCCTTTGACGTCCTCGCGATCAACGGGATAGAC CTGATCACGGAGAATGCGTATCTGGCTCTGCCTAGCGGGGCAGACATTGAAGGGAAATGCGGGAGCCAGGACGCCGATATACACATCTCGTGGAAGGATAATGCCTACACACTCCGCATCAACTTCGTCAAG gaaaCCCGTGACAAGGGAGATGAGGTGTGGAAAATTAGCAAGGTGCAGTTCGTTTATGACACCTCGGAGAAAACGCATTTCATCAACCCATACAACC CTGGGAGGCACACAGCCAGCTCCCACGGTCTGTCAGCGTTAGTGACCCCTGCTGGCCGCTCGTATGTCTGCGAGGCTAAGCAGACACTCACCCTCATCTCCAGTGACCACCAAAAGGGAGTGACTGTCGCCATGAGTGACATTCAGATCCAGCCCTTCGACATCAACTCAGACTTCATGTTTAGTGAAG CATATACGTGCATCACGGACCAGCGGGAACAGCTGGAGGAGACTCTTCCTCTGATCCTGGGTTTCATCCTGGGCCTCATCATTGTTATCACGCTGTCCATCTACCACTTCCACCTCAAACTGACCACTGCCACCCAGCCACAGCTGCCCCGCGACCGGTCCATGTACAAAAACATGTAA